Proteins encoded by one window of Brevibacterium atlanticum:
- a CDS encoding ABC transporter substrate-binding protein — MTREFLTRRKMLTAAGTASMGLALAGCGAVTNYPESWNDISAGDGEPNQGGVLHYGLSTEPVNFEPHVSSGAASDVIRQMLYNGLLQYDPDGEIVTDLALDHGWTDDKTYRVKIRGDVRFHDGSTMNADDVVFSMRRIMDADTSSTAAPLFRSVEHVDKSDSDTIVFSLREPDTAFPFALADPCANVISKAWIESGADPLLEVMGTGPFTFVERVPGVSIVIERFDDYFVPGLPHLNAIEFTPMEDDYARVTALRTATVDMIDYIPSTHVDVIENNPQLEVYSDSVFGFGVLGFVTTKPPFDDKRVRQAVAYSIDREAALETAYLGHGRPITGGLVPEEVAPYASQLEGTVEYDPERASHLLRKAGREDLDLSIITTSSYSVISRPAEAMLPSLQASVVNPRLTRQEWLSFQETVEAKTYPSFAWGTSLKFGHPAALSELVASGSRWAKFMDFNDKRTDDLLAEARRSKNTSLSNELFMEVEKRVLEEMPLTYTLRRIQGEASHKYVRGFAHPPKGAWTQVSLRGVWLEEER; from the coding sequence ATGACCAGAGAATTCCTTACCCGACGAAAGATGCTCACTGCAGCAGGGACAGCAAGCATGGGACTTGCCCTTGCAGGATGTGGTGCAGTCACCAACTATCCAGAATCATGGAACGACATCAGCGCCGGTGACGGGGAGCCAAATCAAGGCGGAGTCCTTCACTACGGTCTCTCGACGGAGCCGGTGAACTTCGAACCCCATGTCAGTTCAGGCGCGGCCTCCGACGTGATTCGCCAGATGCTGTACAACGGTCTCCTCCAGTACGATCCGGACGGTGAGATCGTCACAGACCTCGCATTGGACCACGGCTGGACAGATGACAAGACATACCGAGTGAAGATCCGTGGCGATGTCCGCTTCCACGATGGCTCCACCATGAATGCTGACGACGTGGTGTTTTCCATGCGCAGAATCATGGACGCTGACACATCTTCAACTGCCGCGCCTCTCTTCCGCTCAGTTGAGCATGTCGACAAATCGGACTCTGACACCATCGTCTTCTCTCTCAGAGAACCCGATACAGCCTTTCCCTTCGCACTTGCCGACCCCTGCGCAAACGTCATCTCGAAAGCGTGGATCGAGTCGGGTGCTGACCCATTGCTGGAGGTGATGGGGACAGGGCCGTTCACCTTCGTCGAAAGGGTGCCCGGAGTCAGCATCGTCATTGAACGATTCGACGACTACTTTGTCCCGGGGTTGCCGCACCTGAATGCCATCGAATTCACCCCCATGGAAGACGATTACGCACGAGTGACCGCCCTGCGCACAGCGACAGTAGACATGATCGACTACATTCCATCGACTCACGTTGATGTGATCGAGAACAATCCCCAACTCGAGGTCTACTCGGATAGCGTCTTCGGTTTCGGTGTACTCGGCTTCGTCACCACCAAGCCACCGTTCGATGACAAACGGGTCAGGCAGGCCGTCGCCTACAGCATTGATCGTGAAGCTGCGCTTGAGACTGCCTACCTAGGGCACGGTCGACCGATCACCGGTGGCCTCGTGCCTGAAGAGGTCGCCCCATATGCTTCACAGCTCGAAGGCACGGTCGAATACGACCCTGAACGTGCTTCGCATCTCCTTCGAAAGGCTGGTCGAGAGGACCTTGACCTGAGCATCATCACGACAAGCAGCTACTCCGTGATTTCGAGGCCGGCCGAAGCGATGTTGCCCTCCCTCCAGGCTTCCGTGGTTAACCCACGATTGACTCGCCAAGAATGGCTCTCTTTCCAGGAGACGGTGGAAGCGAAGACTTATCCGAGCTTTGCATGGGGAACCTCTTTGAAATTCGGTCACCCGGCTGCCCTGAGTGAGCTTGTAGCTTCAGGCAGTCGGTGGGCGAAGTTCATGGACTTCAACGACAAACGCACCGACGACCTCCTCGCGGAGGCTAGGCGATCGAAGAACACCAGTCTTTCCAACGAACTCTTCATGGAAGTCGAGAAGCGAGTGCTCGAGGAGATGCCGCTGACGTATACGCTCCGTCGGATTCAAGGCGAAGCTTCCCACAAGTACGTGCGCGGCTTCGCACATCCACCAAAGGGAGCGTGGACGCAGGTCAGCCTACGTGGAGTTTGGCTGGAGGAAGAGCGATGA
- a CDS encoding carbon-nitrogen hydrolase family protein, with translation MKVAISQFASSPTIAENTARIVTDAHRAAAEGATLMVCPEAAMIRLPNKHESLVGRVEEPDGSFGSALAEASSETGVTIVAGAFTPGDETKVKNTLFVASGGEIVATYDKIHLYDAFSDKESDKVIAGPVEPVTVDVDGVRIGLATCYDLRFPEIFRVLADEGSLLVTIPTAWVKGALKEEHWLTLLRARAIENSFFIVGSGEAGERSIGRSAAFDPMGLQLTDLGTGNSFGMVDIDIDLVARTRSLNPGLQNRRFEVIPRRQNA, from the coding sequence ATGAAGGTTGCAATATCACAATTCGCATCAAGTCCGACGATCGCTGAGAACACCGCGCGCATTGTCACCGATGCTCACCGTGCAGCAGCAGAAGGCGCGACGCTGATGGTCTGCCCGGAGGCGGCGATGATCCGACTCCCAAACAAACATGAATCACTGGTCGGACGAGTCGAAGAACCAGACGGAAGTTTCGGCAGTGCGCTCGCAGAAGCTTCATCTGAGACCGGAGTGACAATCGTCGCCGGTGCGTTTACTCCCGGAGATGAGACTAAGGTGAAGAACACACTCTTCGTCGCGTCCGGGGGCGAAATCGTCGCCACCTACGACAAAATCCATCTTTACGACGCATTCTCCGACAAAGAATCGGACAAAGTGATCGCCGGTCCTGTCGAACCTGTCACCGTCGATGTGGACGGTGTAAGAATCGGTCTGGCAACCTGTTACGACCTGCGATTTCCTGAGATATTCCGAGTCCTAGCGGACGAGGGAAGCCTACTGGTGACGATCCCCACAGCATGGGTCAAGGGTGCGCTCAAAGAAGAGCACTGGCTGACCTTACTGAGAGCAAGAGCCATCGAGAATAGCTTCTTCATCGTTGGAAGTGGGGAAGCCGGAGAACGTTCCATAGGTCGTTCTGCCGCCTTCGACCCGATGGGTCTGCAATTGACCGATTTGGGAACTGGGAACTCATTCGGGATGGTGGACATCGATATTGATCTCGTCGCCCGCACGCGTTCGCTCAATCCGGGGCTGCAAAACCGCAGGTTCGAAGTGATCCCACGGAGACAAAATGCCTGA
- a CDS encoding variant leucine-rich repeat-containing protein, with protein sequence MGKSLGPGKDPDRDIVHSADASPSDLQRIAGTRPDLLPDIAAHPNAYPDLLAWLATHQDPAIEDALARRGWTSGGQQSMPQQLAHQHVPASPAGSLPSPQNRKNNKRKWMLGIGTALVLVLAVTGGFFGARFLSGSDYDKAPSQKAAVDLADVGRNAQLTQLQADDDADVEQQLVRVVDPRQSVIMALHEKTLQPTWMAPVPHADVTEPDPADVVDEDPEADAGDPADDDAKDSGPKLAGTPIDCTWNADFVVCGDRRISLKDGEVTLKPGDVSNGSKSDDSSDGTDNENTDAAEVKDLTTEAVPVTVNDDGKLRSPSGTPYPDVNVDPEATVRMVGAGKDGPWVVSDGKTVVAVDADSVLWKSDLSEEAATATGLGEPRLRPNWTIEDKVLVIADDAGVHGLAVDSGQELWRVDAEVYSFTVSGTHLMIMSDGVLEVFDFTDSSDVDTVKGDPGYNLGDGGAIAKFPGADAFKNAKLSTPPGCVEFGLAYEDYYLGDGPLEPKPEHEVEFSDGEASADDGHYSGIAMEKFTTTRMGTKALTAIEFSCNGGGTYIYPSIGIYDEDLNLLDSIELWDDVEDRGNSADISGYAPKPYFTSVSPMGQYLELNVGGIGTYGDDGCTACEKSANADVLYRWDGKSFAHQDTVYHVPSGDVRTPAMAEVQKFAEAVAAGNDTEASRSATPEMMSSLDDVLGDGQTSNPPTVRSEQFPKGVKVDTCELIQPYEDGDYGGGEYYFGNGKTMQYLSARDEIRAGDTVCGVTTPDTGSGDEYYLYLLLRGTPNGSVKVYEAGRQFS encoded by the coding sequence ATGGGAAAGAGCCTCGGTCCTGGGAAGGACCCCGACCGCGACATCGTTCATTCAGCTGATGCTTCCCCCTCTGATCTGCAGAGGATCGCAGGGACCCGACCTGACCTGCTCCCCGACATCGCCGCTCACCCGAACGCCTATCCGGACCTGCTCGCCTGGCTAGCCACTCACCAGGATCCGGCCATCGAGGACGCGCTCGCTCGCCGAGGCTGGACCTCAGGTGGTCAGCAGAGCATGCCACAACAACTCGCCCACCAACATGTGCCTGCTTCGCCCGCCGGGTCCTTGCCCTCCCCGCAGAACCGAAAGAACAACAAACGGAAATGGATGCTGGGCATTGGAACCGCACTCGTCCTCGTCCTCGCTGTGACCGGAGGATTCTTCGGCGCGCGTTTCCTCTCCGGCTCCGACTATGACAAAGCACCCAGTCAGAAGGCGGCCGTTGATCTCGCCGACGTCGGGCGCAACGCCCAATTGACCCAACTGCAAGCAGACGATGACGCCGACGTTGAGCAGCAGCTCGTCCGCGTCGTCGACCCCCGACAGTCGGTGATCATGGCTCTCCACGAGAAGACCCTGCAGCCGACCTGGATGGCACCGGTCCCGCACGCCGATGTGACGGAACCAGATCCAGCCGACGTCGTCGACGAGGACCCCGAGGCAGATGCGGGCGATCCTGCCGACGACGATGCGAAGGACTCCGGTCCGAAGCTCGCCGGCACACCCATCGACTGCACGTGGAATGCCGACTTCGTGGTCTGCGGCGACCGGAGAATCAGTTTGAAAGACGGCGAAGTCACCCTCAAGCCGGGCGACGTCTCGAATGGCTCGAAGTCAGATGACTCGTCCGACGGTACGGACAATGAAAACACCGACGCCGCCGAGGTGAAGGACCTCACCACCGAGGCGGTGCCGGTCACCGTCAACGACGACGGCAAACTCCGCTCGCCGTCCGGCACCCCCTACCCCGATGTGAACGTCGATCCCGAGGCCACCGTGCGCATGGTGGGCGCTGGTAAAGACGGGCCCTGGGTGGTTTCGGACGGCAAGACGGTGGTCGCCGTCGACGCCGACTCAGTCCTATGGAAATCCGACCTCAGCGAGGAAGCGGCGACGGCGACCGGCCTCGGTGAGCCGCGGCTGCGACCGAACTGGACGATCGAGGACAAAGTGCTCGTCATCGCCGACGATGCGGGAGTTCACGGCCTGGCCGTCGACTCGGGACAGGAACTGTGGCGCGTCGATGCTGAAGTCTACAGCTTCACCGTCTCGGGTACGCATCTCATGATCATGTCCGACGGCGTGCTTGAGGTCTTCGACTTCACCGATTCCAGCGACGTTGACACCGTCAAGGGCGATCCCGGCTACAACCTCGGCGACGGTGGCGCGATCGCGAAGTTCCCCGGTGCAGACGCGTTCAAGAACGCGAAGCTGTCGACTCCGCCGGGATGCGTGGAGTTCGGCCTCGCCTACGAGGACTACTACCTCGGAGACGGTCCACTGGAGCCGAAGCCGGAGCATGAAGTGGAATTCTCCGACGGTGAGGCCAGCGCCGATGACGGTCACTATTCCGGCATCGCCATGGAGAAGTTCACAACGACTCGGATGGGCACGAAGGCCCTGACCGCCATCGAGTTCAGCTGCAACGGCGGGGGCACCTACATCTACCCGTCGATCGGAATCTACGATGAGGATCTCAACCTGCTCGACTCCATCGAGCTCTGGGACGATGTCGAGGATCGCGGCAACTCGGCAGACATTTCCGGATACGCGCCCAAGCCCTACTTCACCTCGGTGAGCCCGATGGGGCAGTACTTGGAACTCAACGTCGGCGGCATCGGCACCTACGGTGATGACGGATGCACAGCATGCGAGAAGTCCGCGAATGCCGATGTCCTCTACCGCTGGGACGGGAAGTCCTTCGCCCATCAGGACACCGTCTACCACGTGCCTTCCGGCGACGTTCGTACGCCGGCCATGGCTGAGGTGCAGAAATTCGCCGAGGCGGTCGCCGCCGGCAATGACACCGAGGCGAGCAGATCGGCGACACCCGAAATGATGTCATCGCTCGATGACGTCCTCGGTGACGGGCAGACGTCGAACCCGCCGACGGTCCGTTCCGAGCAGTTCCCCAAAGGCGTGAAGGTCGACACCTGTGAACTCATCCAGCCCTACGAGGATGGTGACTACGGAGGTGGGGAGTACTACTTCGGCAACGGCAAGACCATGCAGTACCTGTCCGCCCGGGACGAGATTCGGGCAGGAGACACGGTCTGCGGCGTGACGACTCCGGACACGGGCAGCGGCGATGAGTACTACCTCTACCTCCTGCTCCGCGGCACCCCGAACGGCAGCGTCAAGGTCTACGAGGCAGGCCGGCAGTTCAGCTGA
- a CDS encoding creatininase family protein — protein sequence MIDDSKSLGRLSWTEVAEAAERNPVVLVPIGAIEQHGPHLPVHEDSIVAEWAAYKIAELTDGEVDTLVAPALHYGHSPTFRGFAGNLSLSAETLKAVVRDIIESLVQSGFKRIVLVDNNGGNVGPVSGAAVDCRRDLDVLIGHVYPWQLGYGLMRDAYNDASEVYGHGAEPELSAMLAIFPEQVDMAKAESGGLSSESGWTPTSYADAKIGDYSVPGTVYWDFSEVSKNGVTGDVSVANKATGAEWIRRVMGFCAEYVREYDRNTATN from the coding sequence ATGATTGACGACTCCAAGAGCCTGGGCCGCTTGAGCTGGACCGAGGTCGCCGAAGCCGCAGAACGTAATCCAGTCGTACTCGTACCCATTGGTGCCATCGAACAGCACGGTCCGCATCTTCCGGTGCATGAAGACTCCATCGTCGCTGAATGGGCCGCTTACAAAATTGCGGAGCTCACCGATGGTGAAGTCGACACACTTGTGGCGCCGGCTTTGCACTACGGCCATTCACCGACATTCCGCGGGTTCGCTGGAAATCTCTCCCTTAGCGCCGAAACCCTGAAGGCGGTGGTAAGAGACATCATCGAATCGCTCGTGCAGTCCGGTTTCAAACGAATCGTCCTCGTCGATAACAATGGTGGAAACGTAGGCCCAGTCTCGGGCGCAGCCGTCGACTGTCGACGGGATCTTGACGTCCTCATAGGTCATGTCTACCCATGGCAATTGGGATACGGCTTGATGCGAGACGCCTACAACGATGCATCAGAAGTCTACGGGCACGGTGCCGAGCCCGAGCTGTCCGCGATGCTGGCAATCTTCCCCGAGCAGGTCGACATGGCGAAGGCGGAATCGGGCGGTTTGAGCAGCGAGTCCGGTTGGACACCGACGAGCTATGCAGACGCGAAAATCGGAGACTACTCCGTGCCGGGCACCGTCTACTGGGACTTCTCCGAAGTGAGCAAGAACGGAGTCACCGGAGACGTCAGCGTTGCCAACAAAGCCACCGGAGCGGAATGGATTCGTCGAGTGATGGGCTTCTGTGCCGAGTACGTCCGGGAATATGACCGCAATACGGCGACTAACTGA
- a CDS encoding GntR family transcriptional regulator, producing MEAKRPLARSLAFDWVRNAIVSGVYHGHDYIEESTVCEAVGVSRTPVREAFNQLAAEKYITLTPRHGAQVRGIGAEELLEVYEVRRLIEGRSIELLCETKIPVTDKALSALEDRLRTTTAQHESPLDPELRVTASQTDWMFHYSIVSAAGNSVLSETYEFLRSRQQRVSIETGMRFPDLIKKYDEHHVAMIEAWRSFDEVEFKRILSEHLRPAERILASLDES from the coding sequence TTGGAGGCAAAGAGGCCGCTGGCGCGTTCGCTTGCATTCGACTGGGTCCGAAATGCCATTGTGTCCGGTGTCTACCACGGTCACGATTACATCGAGGAGTCGACAGTCTGCGAAGCTGTCGGTGTTTCTCGGACCCCGGTGCGCGAGGCCTTTAACCAACTCGCAGCAGAGAAGTACATCACTCTTACCCCTCGCCACGGAGCACAAGTCAGAGGCATCGGGGCTGAAGAGCTTCTCGAAGTCTATGAAGTGCGCCGACTGATCGAGGGGCGAAGCATTGAACTACTCTGCGAGACCAAGATTCCGGTGACTGACAAAGCTCTCTCCGCGTTGGAAGATCGGTTGCGAACCACTACTGCCCAACATGAGTCGCCCCTCGACCCAGAACTGCGAGTAACTGCATCTCAGACGGATTGGATGTTCCACTATTCGATCGTCAGTGCTGCGGGAAACTCCGTACTGTCTGAGACCTATGAATTCCTCAGATCGAGGCAACAACGAGTGAGCATCGAGACCGGAATGCGTTTCCCCGATCTCATAAAGAAATACGACGAGCATCACGTCGCGATGATAGAAGCGTGGCGCAGTTTCGACGAAGTTGAGTTCAAGCGGATTCTCTCCGAACACCTTCGGCCGGCCGAACGTATCCTCGCTTCGTTGGATGAAAGCTGA
- a CDS encoding ABC transporter ATP-binding protein has product MPEETESSVRAPLLKVDDLSVSFEMSGKGSAAVDNVSYAVNRGEVLAIVGESGSGKSVSSMAILGLLPPNARVQGRIEFDGESLLELSPDQLRQLRGQKIAMIFQEPMTALDPVYTIGEQVVEAIRAHSRMSKNDAQRRALELLHLVRLPEPERRINHYPHQLSGGQLQRIVIAMAVSCDPDLLIADEPTTALDVTVQAEILELLRDLGARLNASVLFITHDMGVVADLADRVIVMRDGRIVEEALVGDLFAAPKAEYTQNLLDSVPHLGKTKHEEPPQSAEVSHFAGTLPESTVLSFDNVDITYSGRIGSDGFKAVEDVSIEVRQGEVVGLVGESGSGKSTLGRCAMGLLKPSAGSVSVCGTDITSLSSRKLRPKRHEFSMVFQDPASSLNPRQTLGEIVAKPLKLHTKLRAADVRRRVEEMLERVRVPSSWVDRYPHELSGGQRQRIGIARALVLSPRLLIADEPTSALDVSVQATVLDLFKELQNELGFSCLFITHDLGVVEELADRIAVLRGGRLVEFGAATDVLNRSEHEYTRRLVLSAPVPDPEAQKKRRREFAEVSSR; this is encoded by the coding sequence ATGCCTGAGGAGACAGAAAGCTCGGTACGTGCACCTCTTTTGAAAGTGGACGACCTCTCAGTCAGCTTCGAGATGTCAGGTAAGGGTTCGGCTGCAGTCGACAACGTGTCGTACGCGGTCAACCGTGGTGAGGTGCTCGCGATTGTTGGCGAATCCGGATCCGGCAAATCCGTGTCCTCGATGGCTATTCTTGGTTTACTTCCGCCCAATGCCCGGGTGCAGGGGAGGATTGAATTCGACGGAGAGAGTCTTCTCGAACTCAGCCCCGACCAACTGCGGCAGCTTCGAGGCCAGAAGATCGCGATGATCTTTCAGGAACCGATGACAGCACTGGATCCGGTGTACACGATCGGTGAACAGGTCGTCGAGGCTATTCGGGCTCACAGTCGAATGAGTAAGAACGACGCTCAGCGCCGAGCTCTCGAACTCCTTCATCTGGTGAGGCTTCCCGAGCCCGAACGTAGGATCAATCACTATCCTCACCAGCTGTCCGGGGGACAATTACAACGAATAGTCATTGCTATGGCAGTCAGCTGCGACCCGGATTTGCTCATCGCGGACGAGCCGACAACCGCTCTCGACGTCACTGTGCAGGCCGAGATTCTTGAACTACTGCGAGACCTCGGCGCAAGGTTGAACGCTTCGGTTCTATTCATCACCCACGATATGGGCGTGGTTGCCGACCTCGCGGATCGAGTCATTGTCATGCGCGATGGCCGAATTGTGGAGGAAGCTCTGGTGGGAGACCTCTTTGCTGCTCCGAAAGCGGAATACACTCAGAACCTTCTCGACTCAGTACCTCACCTAGGAAAGACCAAACACGAGGAACCGCCGCAATCTGCAGAAGTGAGCCACTTCGCAGGTACGCTCCCCGAATCGACCGTATTGAGTTTTGACAACGTCGATATCACCTACTCTGGCAGGATCGGGTCCGACGGTTTCAAAGCTGTCGAGGATGTCTCGATCGAAGTGCGTCAAGGCGAAGTTGTCGGACTGGTCGGAGAATCAGGCTCCGGGAAGTCCACACTCGGTCGCTGTGCCATGGGATTGCTGAAGCCAAGCGCCGGTAGCGTGTCAGTGTGCGGAACAGATATCACCTCATTGTCTTCACGGAAGCTCAGGCCCAAACGACACGAATTCAGCATGGTATTCCAAGATCCTGCTTCGTCGCTCAACCCTAGGCAGACACTTGGGGAGATCGTCGCGAAGCCACTGAAGCTTCACACAAAGCTACGGGCTGCGGACGTTCGTCGACGAGTGGAAGAGATGCTTGAAAGAGTCCGAGTGCCCAGCTCATGGGTGGATCGTTACCCACACGAGCTGTCGGGTGGGCAACGCCAACGCATCGGTATTGCCCGAGCCCTCGTCTTATCACCTCGTCTACTTATTGCGGATGAGCCGACATCTGCCCTCGACGTTTCGGTACAGGCGACGGTTCTCGATCTCTTCAAAGAACTGCAGAATGAACTTGGGTTCTCGTGTCTGTTCATCACCCATGATCTTGGAGTGGTGGAAGAACTCGCCGACCGCATCGCAGTACTCAGAGGTGGTCGTCTCGTCGAATTCGGAGCTGCGACAGATGTCCTTAATCGTTCCGAGCACGAGTACACGCGTCGACTCGTACTCTCTGCGCCAGTACCGGACCCGGAGGCACAGAAGAAGAGGAGAAGAGAGTTTGCCGAGGTGAGCTCGCGATAA
- a CDS encoding ABC transporter permease: MADNLALASTEIVEKTGPVSRGIVRRLVKNPRTCISGAFFIIIVLVVLIGPLIYPITYREQVGIPLSQDGLLGTDDFGRDVLARLIIATRTSMLVAVGAVIIALLAGVGLGLLAGFLGGWTSTIIMRGSDILLSFPAVILAIAAVAILGPDLINVVIVIGVLYVPRFTRVVYAQSVAIRSAQYVDAERVNGTSTASIISRTVLPNVMSTVIVQASLSLSFAIQVEAGLSFLGLGAQPPLASLGTMISSGRDFLEVQPTMLIYPSLLLIAIVLAVNVLGDGLRDVLDPRRAFAR; this comes from the coding sequence ATGGCCGATAATCTCGCACTCGCCTCTACAGAGATCGTGGAAAAGACCGGTCCGGTCTCCCGGGGAATCGTCCGTCGTCTCGTCAAGAATCCTCGCACATGCATCAGCGGAGCCTTCTTCATCATTATCGTCCTAGTCGTTCTCATCGGGCCCTTGATCTATCCGATTACCTACCGGGAGCAGGTCGGCATTCCACTGTCTCAGGACGGCCTACTCGGTACTGATGACTTCGGAAGAGATGTCCTCGCACGTTTGATCATCGCAACCCGCACATCAATGCTCGTCGCTGTCGGTGCAGTCATCATCGCTCTGCTGGCAGGGGTCGGTCTCGGGCTGTTGGCAGGATTCCTCGGGGGATGGACTTCGACAATCATCATGAGAGGGTCGGACATACTCCTCAGCTTTCCGGCCGTCATCTTGGCCATCGCAGCTGTAGCCATCCTCGGGCCAGACCTCATCAACGTCGTCATAGTCATCGGGGTCCTCTATGTTCCTCGATTCACCCGGGTCGTCTACGCGCAATCCGTAGCGATCAGATCCGCTCAGTACGTCGACGCCGAACGCGTCAACGGTACTTCGACTGCAAGCATCATCTCTCGGACAGTCCTACCGAACGTAATGTCAACAGTGATTGTGCAAGCGAGCTTGAGCCTCAGCTTCGCAATCCAAGTAGAAGCGGGACTGAGCTTCCTTGGCCTGGGCGCTCAACCGCCTCTCGCCTCCCTGGGCACGATGATTTCTTCCGGCCGCGACTTCCTCGAGGTGCAGCCGACGATGCTGATCTACCCATCTCTGCTGCTCATCGCAATCGTCCTCGCAGTCAATGTTCTCGGTGACGGACTCAGGGATGTTCTCGATCCTCGGCGCGCTTTCGCCCGCTGA
- a CDS encoding nucleotidyltransferase domain-containing protein, with protein MSTAAVILRQARQEAGLTQTALSRLADIPQSVISDYERGRREPGVSALNALLHAVGFTLKAVPEPATLRLVRRHAKELTDSFAELGASNISVFGSVARGDDGPDSDIDLLVDLDPSVGLFNLMWMGTLAEELLGRAVDVVPRDGLKNEVAASAARDEVLL; from the coding sequence ATGAGCACAGCGGCTGTCATTCTTCGGCAAGCCCGCCAAGAGGCCGGGTTGACGCAGACTGCGCTGTCTCGCCTCGCTGACATTCCGCAGAGCGTGATCAGCGACTACGAGCGAGGCCGGCGTGAGCCTGGCGTGTCGGCTTTGAATGCACTTCTCCACGCAGTCGGCTTTACCCTCAAGGCTGTTCCTGAGCCAGCAACGCTTCGCTTGGTGAGGCGGCACGCGAAAGAGCTCACGGACTCATTTGCCGAGCTCGGCGCCAGTAATATCTCAGTGTTCGGCAGCGTTGCCCGAGGCGACGACGGGCCCGACAGTGACATCGATTTGCTGGTCGACTTGGACCCATCAGTGGGCTTGTTCAACCTGATGTGGATGGGCACATTGGCAGAAGAGCTTCTCGGACGAGCAGTTGATGTCGTCCCTCGTGACGGTCTGAAGAACGAAGTCGCCGCTTCGGCCGCCAGGGATGAGGTTCTACTGTGA
- a CDS encoding ABC transporter permease, translated as MTNFVIRRIGLAAIQLVIVATIVFLLIRLIPGDAARAVLGENATDDQVAAMRSTMGLDEAFPIQFFNYWKNLLTGDLGVSLISGRPVAADLIVRFGNSLEIIVLAILVSIVVGVVLGRIAAIRNDRSLDHIITGGSVLGISLPVFVTGTLLLLVFSVWLPILPPQRYVGFFSDPLGHLQLIILPVLALAATSTAVIMRMTRSAMLETLSADFVRTVRAKGVIERKVITYHALRNALVPVVSITSVELATLIGSTVLIETIFGWPGMSSMLMQAVTDRDYPVIQAVVLSASVFVIVVNLVADLVIRLLDPRTESF; from the coding sequence ATGACCAACTTCGTAATCAGAAGAATCGGCTTGGCAGCAATCCAACTCGTCATCGTTGCAACCATCGTGTTCCTGCTCATCCGTCTGATTCCGGGAGACGCAGCTCGAGCGGTGCTCGGGGAGAACGCCACAGATGATCAAGTGGCGGCTATGCGGTCGACCATGGGCCTGGACGAAGCGTTCCCGATACAGTTCTTCAACTATTGGAAAAATCTCCTGACAGGAGACTTGGGAGTATCGCTGATCAGCGGTCGACCAGTAGCTGCGGATCTGATCGTTCGATTCGGCAACTCTCTCGAAATCATTGTCCTCGCGATTCTTGTTTCGATCGTCGTGGGAGTGGTTCTCGGGCGGATTGCGGCCATTCGGAATGACCGGTCACTCGATCACATCATCACTGGCGGATCAGTTCTTGGCATATCACTTCCCGTTTTCGTTACCGGTACGTTGCTGCTGTTGGTGTTTTCGGTGTGGCTGCCGATTCTGCCCCCACAGAGATATGTGGGCTTCTTTTCAGACCCGCTTGGGCACCTCCAGCTCATCATTCTTCCTGTCCTCGCCCTCGCCGCGACGTCGACAGCGGTGATCATGCGAATGACTCGATCGGCGATGCTGGAAACGCTCAGCGCGGACTTTGTGCGCACCGTCAGGGCAAAAGGCGTGATCGAGCGCAAAGTCATCACCTACCACGCCTTAAGAAACGCGTTGGTGCCGGTCGTGTCGATCACCAGCGTTGAGCTGGCCACGCTCATCGGTTCGACAGTTCTCATTGAAACCATATTCGGCTGGCCAGGGATGAGTTCCATGCTCATGCAGGCAGTGACCGACCGCGACTATCCCGTTATCCAAGCCGTCGTACTCAGCGCATCGGTCTTCGTCATCGTAGTCAACCTGGTCGCCGACCTCGTCATTCGTCTTCTCGATCCGAGAACGGAGAGCTTCTGA